In one Corallococcus silvisoli genomic region, the following are encoded:
- a CDS encoding trigger factor has product MSSASAEALKLPSVQAPSLEGIAVRVPTPDDLTEEDLLRAFHEKRRALATTRERQKGEALEPGDDVQLNIVGYCDGKLIPFSARFGMTTELAPIEALPGFCEALVEGGKVGESMQIALELPADYPVEGLQGKPARFLVDIVGAHQVTMLPDSSPEFLQKLEMGSTLEEVFGNIREELEDEVAGQLWARAQDMVLDEVARRAPVELPRVLVEEELRRRWVQAEGQAMVAYHFDVDEQQEALQGWFTDPTTRADTERRLHIGIALKAVTEAEKLQLTPEKLEQLIRDYVEPFGLTAEDAHAALRESPETTRRLAELGWYLLAVEHVMNKAKVTFEGAEQG; this is encoded by the coding sequence GTGAGCAGCGCCTCCGCCGAAGCCCTCAAGCTTCCCAGCGTGCAGGCGCCCTCGCTGGAGGGCATCGCCGTGCGCGTCCCCACCCCGGACGACCTCACGGAAGAGGACCTGCTGCGCGCCTTCCACGAGAAGCGCCGCGCCCTGGCCACCACGCGCGAACGCCAGAAGGGCGAAGCGCTGGAGCCGGGCGACGACGTCCAGCTCAACATCGTGGGCTATTGCGACGGCAAGCTCATCCCGTTCTCCGCGCGCTTCGGCATGACGACGGAGCTGGCGCCCATCGAGGCGCTGCCCGGCTTCTGCGAGGCCCTGGTGGAGGGCGGCAAGGTGGGCGAGTCCATGCAGATCGCCCTGGAGCTCCCGGCGGACTACCCGGTCGAAGGCCTCCAGGGGAAGCCCGCCCGCTTCCTGGTGGACATCGTCGGCGCCCACCAGGTGACGATGCTTCCGGACAGCTCCCCGGAGTTCCTCCAGAAGCTGGAGATGGGCAGCACGCTGGAAGAGGTGTTCGGCAACATCCGTGAGGAGTTGGAGGACGAGGTCGCGGGGCAGCTCTGGGCCCGGGCCCAGGACATGGTCCTGGACGAGGTGGCCCGGCGCGCGCCGGTGGAGCTTCCCCGGGTGCTGGTGGAGGAGGAGCTCCGTCGCCGCTGGGTCCAGGCCGAGGGGCAGGCCATGGTCGCCTACCACTTCGACGTGGACGAGCAGCAGGAAGCGCTCCAGGGCTGGTTCACGGACCCCACCACGCGCGCGGACACCGAGCGCCGGTTGCACATCGGCATCGCGCTGAAGGCCGTCACCGAGGCGGAGAAGCTGCAGCTCACGCCGGAGAAGCTGGAGCAGCTGATCCGCGACTACGTGGAGCCCTTCGGGTTGACCGCGGAGGACGCCCACGCCGCCCTGCGCGAGTCACCCGAGACGACCCGCCGCCTGGCGGAGCTGGGCTGGTACCTGCTCGCCGTGGAGCACGTCATGAACAAGGCGAAGGTCACCTTCGAGGGCGCGGAGCAGGGCTGA